CAGAAAAAAAAGCCATCCCTCGCCGGCATTGTCATCAGCGCTGCTGGCCTGCTCCTTGTGGGCGGGCTGGCAGTTTTTGCATTGCTGGGTACCCCCGCCCTTGCTCATGCGCCACCAGGCCAATGGCTGTTCAACCTCACCGGCGAAGAAGCCCCCTTGTCCCAGATCAAGGGGCTCAGTGACCTGGTGGCCGACGCCATGCGGCCGCGTCTGGAGACCGAGGACATGGTCCCCGTGGCCCACGCTGGCGTCAACCCTTTTGGGGTCAACGTATTCCTGGAGCAAGAGGTTGATCCTGCCAAACGAGAGCAGGCTGTGCGCATGGCCCAGGAGGCTGGATTCCACTGGCTCCGCCAGGAATTCCCCTGGGAAGACATCGAAATCCATGGCAAAGGTGATTTTGAGGACCGCCGCAACGAACCCGTTCGATCGGCCTGGGAGAAGTATGATCACATCGTCGATCTGGCCGAAGCATACGACATGGAGTTGATTGCCCGCCTCAGTAATCCCCCGGCATGGAGTCGCTCGGCAGGCAACGACGGCGGCACCTACGCGCCACCAGACGACCTGGCAGATTACGGCGATTTTGTGGCTGCAGTCGTCGATCGCTACCAGGGACGCGTGCGCTATTATCAGCTCTGGAACGAACCCAACATCTACCCTGAATGGGGTGACTCTGCCATCGACCCAGAGGGCTTCACAGAACTCCTGAAGACAGGAGCAACCCGGGCACGGGCCATTGATCCGGAGGTGGTGATCATCTCTGGTGCTCTTGCCAGCACTATCGACCTGGACGGAATCCACGTGCCGGCGCGCAATTTCAACGACCTCACCTTTCTGCAGCGCATGTATGACGCTGGGGCAGCCCCATACTTCGATGTACTTGCCATGCAGGGCTACGGACTCTGGTCCGGGCCCACCGATCAGCGAACACAGCCTCGCGTAATCAACTTCGGCCGTCCACAGCTGGTGCGGGATGTCATGGTGAAAAACGGTGATGCGCAAAAGCCGATCTGGATCAGCGAGA
Above is a genomic segment from Chloroflexota bacterium containing:
- a CDS encoding cellulase family glycosylhydrolase → MSRQKKKPSLAGIVISAAGLLLVGGLAVFALLGTPALAHAPPGQWLFNLTGEEAPLSQIKGLSDLVADAMRPRLETEDMVPVAHAGVNPFGVNVFLEQEVDPAKREQAVRMAQEAGFHWLRQEFPWEDIEIHGKGDFEDRRNEPVRSAWEKYDHIVDLAEAYDMELIARLSNPPAWSRSAGNDGGTYAPPDDLADYGDFVAAVVDRYQGRVRYYQLWNEPNIYPEWGDSAIDPEGFTELLKTGATRARAIDPEVVIISGALASTIDLDGIHVPARNFNDLTFLQRMYDAGAAPYFDVLAMQGYGLWSGPTDQRTQPRVINFGRPQLVRDVMVKNGDAQKPIWISEMNWNAVPNDIPDKRYGQVTEEQQARYLPLAYDRIQTEWPWVGVANTWYLKRPTDQWEQNGQPEAYFRLLTPGFDPLPVYDSMMDFTDDLRPALHQGYHQEDHWAINYTGNWDTIADDQAVLSQLRQTSDPAAGLSFRFVGSDLELVAPRGPGMGRWIVEVDGRERARINLDSSSPRPALSATVARSLSSISAHQVTIRPELDESGQLVGPVALDGIVVRRRNMAFVNGLYCLVTLLFLAVLGLLGYFWLASRHNIPQQAGWQE